AATCGAAGTTCCACCCGGAGAAACTGCGCGCCCGCTCAACGTATGGCGCCAACGCCCCCAGCGCGACAGCCCGGCGATCGTGACCCACCAGCCACTCCCCGCCCGATACTTACGACTTGAAACTTACAACTTGAAACTGCTCACGAAGTGAGCCGCGCGATCAGCCCCTCCAACTCCTCGTCGCTATGAAACCTGATCACAATTCGCCCGCCCTGCTTGCTCTTCGTCAACGCCACGCGCGTGCCCAGCGCGACGCGCAACTTCGACTCCAGGTCCCGCACGTGCGCGTCACGCGGCTGCGGCATCGTCGCCACGCGCGGTCCCGACGTGTGCTCCTGCGTCGAAAGGATGCGCAACGCCCGCGCGATGTCTTCCGCGTCGCGCACGCTCATGCCCTCCGACACGATCTTCCGCCACGCGTCGAGCCGCTCCGTCTCGTTCTCGATCGCCAGCAGCGCCCGCGCGTGACCGGCGCTGATCTGTCCCGAGGCGATGCTCGCGCGAATGTCCGTCGCCAGCGACAGCAGGCGCACCACGTTCGCGACCGCGGTCCGGCTGCGCCCGACGCGCTTGGCGATCTGCTCCTGCGTCATGCTGAACTCGTCCGACAGGCGCTTGAACGCCGTCGCCTCTTCGATCGGGTTCAGGTCCTCCCGCTGCAGGTTCTCGACGAGCGCCAGCTCGAGGAATTCGTTGCCCGCCGCCTCCCTGATCACCACCGGCATCTTTTCGATGCCCGCGATCCGCGCCGCCTGCAGTCGCCGTTCTCCGGCGATCAGTTGGTACGCCATCGGCCCCAGGTCGGACGGCCTCTGCGTCACGATCACCGGCTGCAACACGCCATGCTCGCGGATGCTCTCCGCCAATTCCTTGAGCGCCGCCGCGTCAAAATGCAGGCGCGGCTGCTCCGGGTTCGGCGTGATCAGATCGATGTCGACCACATCGACTCCGCCGCCGCTCCCACTGCCCGCACTCGTCTGCGGAATCAACGCCGACAATCCACGCCCCAGCGCCGGCCTATGCGATGAACTCATGCGATGACTCCCTTCACAGGCGGATCACTGAGCGACGTGCTCCAGCCTCCAGCCTCCAGCCTCCAGCCTCCAATAGTCCCGCGCCCAGCGCGGGATACCACGTCCAGCGCCGCCATGCGATGAACTCATGCGAAATCTCCTATCGCACGACGGCCGACAACGGTTTCCCGCTTCCCGCTTCTCGCTTCTAACTTCTCACCTCCGCCACGCTCGAACCCGCGATCAACTCCTGCGCAAATTCCTCGTACGCCTTGCTCGCGCGCGATGACGGATCGTATTTCGCGATCGGGAGACCGTGGCTCGGCGCCTCGCTGAGACGCACGCTGCGCGGAATGATCGTCTTAAACGTGTTTGAAAAGTGCGATCGCACTTCATCGGCAACCTGCTGCGAAAGGTTCGTGCGTCCGTCGAACATCGTCAGCAGCAACCCGCGCAACCGCAGACGCGAGTTCAAATTGCGGCGCACTAACTCCAGCGTCGATGTGAGCTGGCTCAATCCCTCAAGCGCCAGGTACTCGCACTGCACCGGCACGATCACTTCGTCCGCCGCGGTGAGCGCATTCACCGTGAGCAGCCCGAGCGATGGTGGGCAGTCGATCAAGATGTAGTCGTACGATCCGCGCAGCGTGTCGATGGCGCGCTTCAGCCGAAACTCGCGCGCCATCATCGGCACCAACTCCACTTCCGCCCCGGCCAGCGCGGGCGTCGCCGGCGCGAGCATCAAGCCATCGATGCCCGTTTCGACGACGATGTCGCGCGCCGCTACGTCGCTGACCACGACGTCATACGTGCTCGCGCCGTCGATGCGTATGCCGAGGCCCGCGCTGGAGTTCGCCTGCGGGTCAAAGTCGAAGATCAGGACGCTCTTATGATGCTTAGCAAGCGATGCTCCAAGGTTGATCGCCGTGGTCGTCTTCCCGACGCCGCCCTTCTGGTTCGCCAGCGCAATCACCGTCGTACTCACGCGCAGATCTCGACCGCGCGACCCGCAGCGGAAAAATAACGCTCGCCCGTAAGACGCGCACCGCTCAATGACGTGGACCTCGTGCGATCCCGTTTCACGTTTCCCGCTTCCCGCTTCCCGCTTCTCGTTTCTTCCACATGAGCCGCGCACCGCTCAACGAAGCGGATCGTAGGGACGTAGCTTTAGCTGCGTCCGAACTGCACGCGTAACCACAACAAGCGCGCCATGAAACGCAGCCACCGCAACACGCACCGCCCACTCGATCCCGCTTCACGCTTCCCGCTTCTCACTTCCTAACAGCGTCCCGCTTCCCAATCACGGCTTCTCGCTCCCAAAGCGCAGCGTGATCTCCGGATGCTCCCGCATGTGCCGCTCGATCTCCCCGCGTTCCGGCATCGCCGCCGCGCCCACGCCGCCCACCGATACGCTGGCTGCAGCACCACCGAACCGCGTCGCTTCCGCCAGGTCGCCGGTTTCGTGCAAGCGTATCAGGAACGCCGTAGCGAATGTATCGCCCGCGCCTGTAGGATCGACCTCTTCCTGCGGGAACGCCTCGATCTCGCCCCACTCGCCGGCAGAGCACACGCGGGCGCCACGCCGCGCACGCGTCATCACCACCGTCGGCGCCTCGGCGGACCAGCGATCGAGCATCGCTTCATCACCGCCGAGGTCCTCGTCCGATACGAAGACGACGTCCGCGCCGCGCCAGAACGGCACTCCGCTCCAGTCCGTCTTGCGCACGTTGCCTTCGGCATCCAGTTCCCGTAGCCACCCCTGCGCCGAAACGCCTACCAGCGACGCATCGGAGAACACCGCCGCGAAGTCCGGCGGCGCCTCCCCCAGCACCGGCCCGACAAGCACGACCGGCGCGACGCGCCAGCCCTCCGGCACATCTTCCGCGCGCATCGGGGCGCCGCGAGTGACAACTCGCTGTTTGCGCTGGCCTTCGCGATACGTATTCTCGAAGCTCGTCGTCTCAGAGGAACCGGCGTCGACGATCTCGGCGAACGCCATGCGCGCGTCCAGGCCCAAATCGTGTGCCGTCCGCGTCACGACGCCGACGCGCAGACCCAGGCGGTGCGCCTGCACGGCTGCGAACGTCACCGTGCCGCCGAGTTCCCAGCCGCCGGGGACGACGTCGCGGACGAAATGGCCCGCCACGACGAAGTCAGGCGCGGCCACGCACGAGCCCGTTCACTTGCGCGGCTGGATCGAGATCTTGCGCCCCTCGCCCTCGCCCGTGCTCGACGTCGTCACGTAGCGGTCGTCCGCCAGCGCCAGGTGGATGATGCGACGCTCGTTCGGGGGCATCGGCTCGAGCTGCACCGGACGCTTTGTGCGCTTCACCTGGTCCGCCATCTTGCGCGCCAGGCCGGTGAGCGAGCGCTCGCGGCGCCGCCGGTAGCCTTCGACGTCGACGGTAAAGAAGGATTGTTCGCTGAGTTGCCGCCCGACCATCACGTTCAGCAGATACTGCAGCGATTGCAGCGTCTCCCCGCGCCGCCCGATCAGGATGCCAAGGTCGTCGCCTTCGATGTCGAGCACTGCCTTCGCCATGCCGACGCCGTCGCCGGGCGTCTCCGCATCGCGGATCGACACGTCCGCTTCGATCCCCATCATGGCCAGCATCTGGTCGAGCATCTGCGCCGCGAACTCGGCGTCATCCTCTTCGTCTTCGTCTTCCTCGCCCTCGGCTGCCTCGCCCGAAGCAGGAGCATCGACGCGCTCGTTCCCGGTGGCCGGCGCGTCATCTTGGTCATCGTCGTCGTCAGCATCGTCGCCAGCCCCGTCGTCGGCGTCATCGTCAGCATCGTCATCGTCACCGAGGAGGCGGACGCGCACGCGCGCCTGCTCCCCGCCGATGCCGAGACGGCCCGCCTTGCCCTCGCTCAGCACCTCAACGTCGACGGAGTCGCGGCCGACTCCGAGTTCGTCGAGTGCGTGCTCGATAGCTTCGTCTATTGTCTTACCGCTTGCCTCGACGCCGGCCATGTCGCTTCCTTCGCGTCTCAGACCGGTCGCGCGCGACCGGCTCCGTGCTGGTTTCCTTTGCAGCGCCGTCCTCCGGCGCGGGTTCTTCTTCCGTCTTCGTCTTTGCGGCCGCCGCCGCCGCATCGTCGGGGCGGACGCTCTTCGCCGGCTGTGGCTGGGCAGGCGGCCCGAACGACAGCAGGTTCCGCCAATCCAGGCGACGCCCCGCGTAGAAGTACTGCATGACGATGCCGGCGGCGTTGGAGACGGCCCAGTACAGCGACAACCCGGACGGCACCGTCGTGCTGATCCAGCCGAACATCAACGGCAGCATCCACGTCATCATCTGCTGCGTCTGCTGCTGCTGCTGTTGCTGCTGCGTCATCTGGCCGCTGGTGACCGGGCGCGGCGTGATCATCTTCTGCTGCACGTACATCGTCACCGCAACGACGATCGGCAGAATGAACGTCGGATCGTTTTGCGCCAGGTTCCAGATCCCCAGGTGGTTGTCGAGCGGCACAGCGGTCAGCACATAGTCGATGGGGTAGAGCCGCTCCGAGAGCGTCACGAAGCTTTCCGGCGTCTCGCCGAGCGACAGCCGGATCACCTGGTACAGCGCGATCCAGATCGGGAACTGCACCAACATCGGCAGCAGGCAGCCGAGGGGATTGACGCCGGCCTCGCGGTAGAGCGCCATCATCTCCTGCTGCATCTTCTTCGGGTCTTTGCCCTTGTACTTCTTCTGCAGCTCCGCGACCTTCGGCTGGATCTGCTGCATGGCGCGGCTCTGCTTGTACTGCTTCGCCGTCAGCGGCCAGGTGATGCCCCGCATGATCAGCGTGAACGCGATGATCGCCATTCCGAAGCTGCCGCCAAACAACCGCGCGAGCGCGACGAGCATGTTCGTCATCGGATCGACGAGGAAGAAGTCAAACAGCGTGAAGAACAGGTCCACAGTCGCTTACCTGGTGAGCGGATATGTGTTAGCGGTCAGGTTTTCGGTCGCGTCTATCACGTAGAGCGTCGCGTCGCGGGGCACGACAAAGACTGCGCCATCGTCATCGGGTGTAAGGTTCGATTCGATCGTACTTCCGACGACGAGCGCGCCCCCGACGCGTTCGCCCGTCTGAAGATCCAACTTGAAGACGTCACCATCGCGGGCGGCGACGATCAGGCTGTCCTCGACGACGGCGGGCGCGGATCGCACGGGCGCGCCGGCATCGAAGGTCCAGACTTCTTCGCCGTCGTCCTCGTTCACAGCGTACACCTTGCCATCGAGGCTGGGCGCGAAGACCATCCCGTCCGCGACGGCGGGCTGGCCCCAGAACCAGTTGTCGGCGGCGATCGACCAGCGCATGACGCCATCGGCGGTGTTCACCGCGTAGAGCTTCTTATCGAACGAACCGATGTAGACCGTGTCGCCGCTGACGGTCGCGCTGGCAGCGATGCCGGCGCCGGCGCTGTCGAAGGACCACGTCTCGTTGCCTTCGGCGTCCAGCTTGTGGAGGACGCCATCCATGGAGGAGACGTAGATGGCGCTTTCGGCGATGGTGGGTGTCGCCCAGACCTCGCCGGAGGTCTCGAAGCGCCAGACGAACTCGCCGGACTCCGCTCCCACAGCGAAGACTTCCTCGCCCTTGGTGCCGAAAAAGATCGTGTCGCCGTCAATGGCGACGCCGCCGACCATCTCGTCCCCGGTCTCGATGATCCACCGTGCCTGGCCGGTGGCCGTCTCGATGGCGAACACCCAGCCGCCGAACGCGCCCACGTACGCGGTCTCGGCGTCGCTGGAGATGGCGATCTCGCCATAGAGCGCGCGCACATCGCGGAGGCCGCGGTTTTCGGTATCGCGCGTGTCGTCGATGAAGTCATTGATGGCGTTTCGCTGCTCGTCCCCCACGGCGTCCGTAAGGGCGTCCCTGAGGGCATCATCGCTGCCGCCGGACACCGTGAGGCCCTCGGCGAGGGAGATGAGGTCTTCCTTCTGCTGTTCCGTGACCTCGAGCGCATCGATCAGCTCGAGCAGACCCTCGAGGCGCTGCTGGCTGATCGGGTAGGAGTTGCGGTCTTCGGGCGGAAATTGCCACTGGACGAAGCTAGATTCGGGCCGGACGGCGTAGACGTGCGACTTATGCGGCGCCAGGACAAACTCGCGGTCCCCGACGACGACGGGCCTGGCGGGCGCCCAGCCTCGGGGGCCGGGAGGGTTGCCGCAGGCGGCGAGCAGCAGCGCCGAGCCGGCGAGGGCCAGCAGCACGCGCGGCCAAATTGTTTCACGTGAAACATTGCGGGGGAGGCGGGGGGTCAGTTTCGGCATTGTTTCACGTGAAACATTCAAACGCGTGAACGGGCGTCACGGTGCGCGCGCTCCGGCACAGGGTCGAAGCCGCCATCGTTCAGGGGGTTGCAGCGCAAGATGCGCCAGGCAGCCATGCCTGAGCCACGGACGGCGCCAAAGGTCTCGATAGCTTCGCAGGCGTAGTGCGAGCAGGTGGGCTGGAAGCGGCAACTGGGCGACATGCCGGGCGAGATCCGGCGCTGATAGAAGCGGATCGCGGTGAGCGCCAGTCTCTTCACAACGTCTCCTCCAGGGCACCGGCCAACGGTTGCAGCGCGCCGCCTCGTGCGAGGAGTGAAGCGAGAGCGCGGTTCAACTCGTGGGAATCGGCGTCTGCCGCAGCCTTGCGGGCCCCGATGATGATGTCGAGTCCGGGCTTCACATCGAGCTTGCGGGCAGCCTCGCGGAGCCGGCGCTTGACTCGATTGCGGACGACCGCGCCACCGACGACCTTTCCCGCGACGAAGCCGAACCTTGTTATGTCGCCTTCGTTGGGGTGGATGCGTACGACGAGCAGTCGATTGCCCTGGGCTCGACCGGTGCGATAGACGGCGGCGAAGTCCTTACGCCTGCGCAGCCGTTGGTCTCGATGCATGCCGGCGGAGCGCCCAACCAGGGGCGGCATCGCGCCTCCCGGGACGTGCTTTAGACGACGACCAGCCGCTTGCGACCCTTCTGGCGGCGGTTGCGCAGGACGTTGCGTCCGCCTGGCGAGGCCATGCGGTGCAGGAATCCGTGGCGCCGGCGCCGAGGGATGCGCTTGGGCTGGTACGTACGCTTGGGCACGTCTCCTCCTTCAGACAGTAAGCCCATGCCGGGCGGGGCTCAGTATAGGGTGAGCAGCAGGGTGGGACAACCGGACCAGGTCACATGTGCCGGGCCGGCGCCGGCGCCGGCTGCGGTCAAGTTTGGAATTTTCTTCGGGTCCCAACATAAGAGTCTTGAACCAGCAGGGGGAAGGGCGGAGGATGGCGGCGAGGGACATCCCAAGCGATCAGCCTCCAGTTCCCGAAGCTGCGCATACGAGTGCAAATCGCGGTCATGCGGCTTGTCCGGCGAATTGCGTACCTGTACATTCGCTTTGGCGGATTCCTTCCTAGTCCTGGCGGCATGACATGAACACTCGACTTCCGGGAAGCCAACTCTGGTTGGCGGCGTTGACGATCGCGCTGGTTTTGTCCGGCGCGGCGGGATTGTTGGCGATGATCGACGCCGGGTCCGCGGACGCGGCGCGGCCGAGGCCGACGTCGACCGCGGGCGCGGGCGCGGGCGCGGGCGCGGGCGCGGGCGCGGGCGCGGAGAAAACGTCGTACGCGACGGCGGCGTCAACGAAGACGGCGTACGTGACGAAGACTGTGGCGTCGACGAAGACCGCGGCCGTGACGAAAACGGTGTCGTCGACGAAGACGATCACGAAGACGGCGGTGCCGACGGCGACGAACACACGCACGGCTACGCGCACGGCGGAGGTGACGACGACGAGAACGCCGCGCGTCACGCGTACTGTCGAACGCACGGAGACGCCCGATATCACGCGCACGGTGATCGTGGGAACATCGACGCCGGTGCCTTCGGCGACGAACACGCCGGAGAGCTTTACTGCGACGTCGACGAGCACGGCGGTAGCTACGTCAACGCCGACGCCAACATCGACGAACACGGTAGAAGCGACGTCAACGCCGACATCGACGAACACTTCGGTAGCGACCGCGACGGCGACGAATACCGTCGAGGGTACGGCGACACCGACGAACACGGCGGAGTCGACGGCGACGCCGACGGCGACGAACACGTTGCAGGTTGGTACGGCATCGCCTTCGGCGACGTCGACGCCGGACAACAGCGACACGCCGACGCGCACGCGCACGCCGGACAACGACACGCCGACGGGCACGCGCACGTTGACGACGACGGTGATCGCGCGGACGGTGGTGACGACGCCGACGTTCGTCAACACGGTGCTCGGGCGAGAAGTGCCGGGCCCACGGCCGGGCCCAGGGGAGTTGCCGCGGACGGGCGGCGGACCATCGGGCGACGGGTTTGTGTTGTCGCTCGCGGGGTTGGCGGCGGGGGCGGTGCTGCTGGCGGCGATCTCGCTGACGGCGCGCCGGCGGCGAAGCTAGGGCGAAGCTAGCAGGATTTATTGAGGAGGGCGGCCCCGGAGGGATCCGGGGCTGTCTTTTCGTTGTTGGGAGTGTTCTGCGCGAGGAGGACCTCACCCCCCGGCCCCTCTCCGTCGGGCGGAGAGGGGGAGCTTGGTGAGGAGTGCCGTTTGGCGTGCGGTGTCTTTCTGGTTTGAGGTCGTCTGGCTGGGAGATTCTTCGCTTCGCTCTGAATGACGGTATGCGGCGCGCCGGTGTGCGGTACGGTCGGTGTCGCCGTGAAGGGATGCTTCGCGTGCGCTACGGATGACGGTACGCGGAGTGGTGGTGTGCGGGGTGGCGGGTGTCGTCTGACGGGATGCTTCGCGCGCGCTCAGGATGACGGTATGCGGAGTGGTGGTGTGCGGTGCGGTCGGTGTCGCCGTGACGGGATCCTTCGCCTTCGCTCAGGATGACGGTATGCGGAGTGGTGGTGTGCGGGGTGGCGGGTGTCGTCGTGACGGGATGCTTCGCGCGCTCAGGATGACGGTATGCGGAGTGGTGGTGTGCGGGGTGGCGGGTGTCGTCGTGACGGGATCCTTCGCATGCGCTCAGGATGACGTTATGCGGCGGTTGGTGTGCGGGTCGAGGTTGTCGTGTTGGGAGATTCTTCGCTTCGCTCTGAATGACGGCGTGGTGGTGATCGGTGCGTTGCACGGCGGAATCCTTCGCGTGCGCTCAGGGTTGCCGTGCTGGGAGATTCTTCGCTGCGCTCTGAATGACGGCGTGGTGGTGATCGGTGCNNNNNNNNNNNNNNNNNNNNNNNNNNNNNNNNNNNNNNNNNNNNNNNNNNNNNNNNNNNNNNNNNNNNNNNNNNNNNNNNNNNNNNNNNNNNNNNNNNNNGGGTTGTCGTGCTGGGAGATTCTTCGCTGCGCTCTGAATGACGGCGTGGTGGTGATCGGTGCGTTGCATGGCGGGATCCTTCGCGTGCGCTCAGGGTTGTCGTGCTGGGAGATTCTTCGCTGCGCTCTGAATGACGGCGTGGTGGTGAGTGGTGCGTTGCACGGCGGGATCCTTCGCGTGCGCTCATGGTTGTCGTGCTGGGAGATTCTTCGCTGCGCTCTGAATGACGGGGACGCGGATCGATGCGTTGCAGGACGCAGTGTTCGGCGCGGCGACTCAGCGGCCCGACGCCTTCTTTGGCGCTCTTGCGCCCTTCGCGGCGGACTTCTTCGCCGGCGCCCGCTCGTCCTCCAGCGACGGCACCGTTGCGAGGATGCGCGACATCGCCGGCGCATCGAACGCGCGCATCGTCGTGCTCGACACGTTGCCCGCCGACACCACGTTCATCATCGCGCCCATCATCGCCTCTTCGGTCGGCGCATCGACGATCGCCACCATGTCGTACGGGCCCTGCGTCCAGAATACGTCCATCACCTTGAAGCCACGGCGCGCGTTGTCTTGCCGGATCCGCCCAGTGCGCTTGACGCTCTCCCGGATCGTCTTCGCGCCGTCGGCGGTGAACTTGTAGAGGACGATGTATGTGGCCATGTGCTGGTCTCCTGGTCGCTGCTGGTTGGTCGTTGGTGGAGGCAAGCATACGCCCGCCCCCCATGCGGCACGTCAAGAAGGCTGCGAGCGGCCAAGCCACAAAACCCGTCATCCAGAGCAAGCGAAGCGCGCGAAGGATCTCCTCGCGGCGACCCTGCCCCGCAACACGCATCGCAGCCGCTTCGCGCGCAAAAACAAAACTCCCCCTCTCCGCCCGACGGAGAGGGGGCCGGGGGGTGAGGTCCGCCGTGCCAACCACCAACCAGCAACCAGCAACCAGCGACTAGCGACCAGCCACGAGCAAATGCTACGTTCGCGGCATGGAGCCCTTCGTCACCGTCATCGCGCCGGTCCGCAACGAGGAGCGCTACATAGAACGCTGCCTCTACAGCCTCGCCCGCCAGGACTACCCCCGCGAGCGCATCGAGGTGCTCGTTGTCGATGGCCGCTCCGACGACCGCACGCGCGAAATCATCACGCGCTTCGCCGCCGAGTCGACGCTCGACACGCGCCTCATCGATAATCCCGCGCGCACGGCCGCTGCCGCCATGAACATCGGCCTCCGCCTCGCGCGCGGTGACATCATCGTCCGCATCGACGGTCACGCCACGCTCGCGCCCGACTACCTGAGGCGCGCCGTCCACGCGCTCGACGCCTCCGGTGCGGACTGCGTCGGCGGCGTCCTGCACAGCGAAGGCGACACCTACGCCGGTCGCGCCATCGCCGCGGCGATGTCATCACGCTTCGGCGCCGGCGGCGCGGCGTTTCGCACCGGCGGCTCCGCCGGCCCCGTCGATACCGTCGCGTTCGGCGCCTGCCGCCGTCGCGTCTTCGACATTCTCGGAGGCTTCCGCGAGGATATCGATGCCGGCGAAGACGACGAGTTCAACTACCGTCTGCGCGATGCCGGCGGTGTCATCCTCATGCTGCCCGAACTGCGCGCGACATACACCGTGCGCGATAACTTGCGCGGGCTCTGGCGCCAGTACTTTTCGTACGGCCGCGCGAAACCGGAGGTCCTGCGGCTGCACCCTGCGCAGGCGCAGCCCCGTCAGCTCGCGCCAGCAGCATTCGTCGGTGCGCTCGCCGTTGCCTCGGTGCTCGTTCTGCGCGGCCGGGCTACCCCGCTGCGACGTCTCGTTGGCGCTTACGCACTCGCCACCGCCTGCGCGTCGTTGCTTGCGGCGTTTCGGCGCGGGCTGCAACACCTGCCGGTGCTGCCACTCGTGTTTGCGAGCATCCACATCGCCTACGGGATCGGATTTCTCGCCGGCGTCGCAAACGTCGTCCGACGCTACCTTACCGGCGAGCGCGCGGCGGGAGACGCGTCGGCGAGCACGCACGTCACGCGCCCGGCGGACTAGCGCCCAACTCGCCGTCGTCGCTGCTTCCGCTACCATGGGTCGGGCACGCCTCGCCGGGCGCAGGAGGGACGCATGATCCTCACGCGTATCAGCTATCTGCTCATCGCGGCCGTCGTCGCTGTCGCCGCCGCGGCCGTCTGTGCCGTGCTCGACACGGACGAGGCGACGACCAATCCGCCCATTACGCTCGAACAGATGATCCGCAACGCCGCTGCGATCGATTCTGTGCGCCAGAGCGGGCGCCAGATCACCGTGCGCTTCGAAGACGACTTCAACGCCCAGGCCGCCTTCGGCATCGACTCGCGCACCTTCGAGGCCACGCTCGATGA
The window above is part of the Dehalococcoidia bacterium genome. Proteins encoded here:
- a CDS encoding ParB/RepB/Spo0J family partition protein, whose amino-acid sequence is MSSSHRPALGRGLSALIPQTSAGSGSGGGVDVVDIDLITPNPEQPRLHFDAAALKELAESIREHGVLQPVIVTQRPSDLGPMAYQLIAGERRLQAARIAGIEKMPVVIREAAGNEFLELALVENLQREDLNPIEEATAFKRLSDEFSMTQEQIAKRVGRSRTAVANVVRLLSLATDIRASIASGQISAGHARALLAIENETERLDAWRKIVSEGMSVRDAEDIARALRILSTQEHTSGPRVATMPQPRDAHVRDLESKLRVALGTRVALTKSKQGGRIVIRFHSDEELEGLIARLTS
- a CDS encoding AAA family ATPase, whose amino-acid sequence is MSTTVIALANQKGGVGKTTTAINLGASLAKHHKSVLIFDFDPQANSSAGLGIRIDGASTYDVVVSDVAARDIVVETGIDGLMLAPATPALAGAEVELVPMMAREFRLKRAIDTLRGSYDYILIDCPPSLGLLTVNALTAADEVIVPVQCEYLALEGLSQLTSTLELVRRNLNSRLRLRGLLLTMFDGRTNLSQQVADEVRSHFSNTFKTIIPRSVRLSEAPSHGLPIAKYDPSSRASKAYEEFAQELIAGSSVAEVRS
- a CDS encoding PfkB family carbohydrate kinase produces the protein MAAPDFVVAGHFVRDVVPGGWELGGTVTFAAVQAHRLGLRVGVVTRTAHDLGLDARMAFAEIVDAGSSETTSFENTYREGQRKQRVVTRGAPMRAEDVPEGWRVAPVVLVGPVLGEAPPDFAAVFSDASLVGVSAQGWLRELDAEGNVRKTDWSGVPFWRGADVVFVSDEDLGGDEAMLDRWSAEAPTVVMTRARRGARVCSAGEWGEIEAFPQEEVDPTGAGDTFATAFLIRLHETGDLAEATRFGGAAASVSVGGVGAAAMPERGEIERHMREHPEITLRFGSEKP
- the jag gene encoding RNA-binding cell elongation regulator Jag/EloR yields the protein MAGVEASGKTIDEAIEHALDELGVGRDSVDVEVLSEGKAGRLGIGGEQARVRVRLLGDDDDADDDADDGAGDDADDDDDQDDAPATGNERVDAPASGEAAEGEEDEDEEDDAEFAAQMLDQMLAMMGIEADVSIRDAETPGDGVGMAKAVLDIEGDDLGILIGRRGETLQSLQYLLNVMVGRQLSEQSFFTVDVEGYRRRRERSLTGLARKMADQVKRTKRPVQLEPMPPNERRIIHLALADDRYVTTSSTGEGEGRKISIQPRK
- a CDS encoding YidC/Oxa1 family membrane protein insertase, translated to MDLFFTLFDFFLVDPMTNMLVALARLFGGSFGMAIIAFTLIMRGITWPLTAKQYKQSRAMQQIQPKVAELQKKYKGKDPKKMQQEMMALYREAGVNPLGCLLPMLVQFPIWIALYQVIRLSLGETPESFVTLSERLYPIDYVLTAVPLDNHLGIWNLAQNDPTFILPIVVAVTMYVQQKMITPRPVTSGQMTQQQQQQQQTQQMMTWMLPLMFGWISTTVPSGLSLYWAVSNAAGIVMQYFYAGRRLDWRNLLSFGPPAQPQPAKSVRPDDAAAAAAKTKTEEEPAPEDGAAKETSTEPVARDRSETRRKRHGRRRGKR
- a CDS encoding PQQ-binding-like beta-propeller repeat protein, which gives rise to MLLALAGSALLLAACGNPPGPRGWAPARPVVVGDREFVLAPHKSHVYAVRPESSFVQWQFPPEDRNSYPISQQRLEGLLELIDALEVTEQQKEDLISLAEGLTVSGGSDDALRDALTDAVGDEQRNAINDFIDDTRDTENRGLRDVRALYGEIAISSDAETAYVGAFGGWVFAIETATGQARWIIETGDEMVGGVAIDGDTIFFGTKGEEVFAVGAESGEFVWRFETSGEVWATPTIAESAIYVSSMDGVLHKLDAEGNETWSFDSAGAGIAASATVSGDTVYIGSFDKKLYAVNTADGVMRWSIAADNWFWGQPAVADGMVFAPSLDGKVYAVNEDDGEEVWTFDAGAPVRSAPAVVEDSLIVAARDGDVFKLDLQTGERVGGALVVGSTIESNLTPDDDGAVFVVPRDATLYVIDATENLTANTYPLTR
- the yidD gene encoding membrane protein insertion efficiency factor YidD, yielding MKRLALTAIRFYQRRISPGMSPSCRFQPTCSHYACEAIETFGAVRGSGMAAWRILRCNPLNDGGFDPVPERAHRDARSRV
- the rnpA gene encoding ribonuclease P protein component, producing the protein MPPLVGRSAGMHRDQRLRRRKDFAAVYRTGRAQGNRLLVVRIHPNEGDITRFGFVAGKVVGGAVVRNRVKRRLREAARKLDVKPGLDIIIGARKAAADADSHELNRALASLLARGGALQPLAGALEETL
- the rpmH gene encoding 50S ribosomal protein L34; amino-acid sequence: MPKRTYQPKRIPRRRRHGFLHRMASPGGRNVLRNRRQKGRKRLVVV
- a CDS encoding GYD domain-containing protein, producing MATYIVLYKFTADGAKTIRESVKRTGRIRQDNARRGFKVMDVFWTQGPYDMVAIVDAPTEEAMMGAMMNVVSAGNVSSTTMRAFDAPAMSRILATVPSLEDERAPAKKSAAKGARAPKKASGR
- a CDS encoding glycosyltransferase family 2 protein, giving the protein MEPFVTVIAPVRNEERYIERCLYSLARQDYPRERIEVLVVDGRSDDRTREIITRFAAESTLDTRLIDNPARTAAAAMNIGLRLARGDIIVRIDGHATLAPDYLRRAVHALDASGADCVGGVLHSEGDTYAGRAIAAAMSSRFGAGGAAFRTGGSAGPVDTVAFGACRRRVFDILGGFREDIDAGEDDEFNYRLRDAGGVILMLPELRATYTVRDNLRGLWRQYFSYGRAKPEVLRLHPAQAQPRQLAPAAFVGALAVASVLVLRGRATPLRRLVGAYALATACASLLAAFRRGLQHLPVLPLVFASIHIAYGIGFLAGVANVVRRYLTGERAAGDASASTHVTRPAD